From Streptomyces sp. NBC_01754, a single genomic window includes:
- the rpmA gene encoding 50S ribosomal protein L27 — MAHKKGASSTRNGRDSNAQRLGVKRFGGQAVNAGEILVRQRGTHFHPGAGVGRGGDDTLFALTAGAVEFGTHRGRKVVNIVPVAA; from the coding sequence ATGGCACACAAGAAGGGCGCATCGTCCACTCGGAACGGGCGCGATTCCAATGCTCAGCGGCTCGGCGTGAAGCGCTTCGGCGGTCAGGCCGTCAACGCCGGTGAGATCCTGGTCCGCCAGCGCGGCACCCACTTCCACCCGGGCGCGGGCGTCGGCCGTGGCGGCGACGACACGCTGTTCGCGCTGACCGCCGGTGCGGTGGAGTTCGGTACGCACCGTGGCCGCAAGGTCGTGAACATCGTTCCCGTCGCCGCCTGA
- the rplU gene encoding 50S ribosomal protein L21, protein MYAIVRSGGRQHKVAVGDIVEVDKIPTAKVGDTVELSTLLVVDGDAVTSDPWVLDGIKVQAEIVDHHKGAKIDILRYKNKTGYRRRQGHRQQYTAIKVTGIPAAAK, encoded by the coding sequence GTGTACGCCATCGTGCGCAGCGGTGGTCGCCAGCACAAGGTTGCTGTCGGCGACATCGTTGAGGTTGACAAGATTCCCACCGCCAAGGTTGGCGACACGGTCGAGCTCTCGACCCTGCTCGTCGTCGACGGCGACGCCGTGACCAGCGACCCGTGGGTCCTGGACGGCATCAAGGTCCAGGCCGAGATCGTGGACCACCACAAGGGCGCGAAGATCGACATCCTTCGCTACAAGAACAAGACCGGTTACCGCCGCCGCCAGGGTCACCGCCAGCAGTACACGGCGATCAAGGTCACCGGCATTCCCGCGGCTGCGAAGTAA
- a CDS encoding acyltransferase, giving the protein MNYRVQPTAQVDDSAELGDGSSVWELAQIREGARLGKGCVVGRGAYVGTGVRIGDNVKLQNYALVYEPAELGDGVFVGPAVVLTNDHNPRSVDPEGRQKRGGDWEAVGVRVAEGASLGARSVCVAPLRIGRWAMVAAGAVVTKDVPDFALVVGVPARRVGWVGRSGVKLAERTDEPGVWECPQTGALHDESDGVLTERAG; this is encoded by the coding sequence GTGAACTACAGAGTCCAGCCCACCGCCCAGGTCGACGACAGCGCCGAGCTCGGGGACGGCAGCAGCGTCTGGGAGCTCGCTCAGATCCGTGAGGGCGCCCGGCTCGGCAAGGGATGTGTGGTCGGCCGCGGTGCCTACGTGGGCACCGGCGTGCGGATAGGGGACAACGTCAAGCTCCAGAACTACGCGCTCGTGTACGAACCGGCCGAGCTCGGCGACGGAGTGTTCGTCGGCCCCGCCGTCGTGCTCACCAACGACCACAATCCCCGCTCGGTCGACCCGGAAGGCAGGCAGAAGCGCGGCGGCGACTGGGAGGCCGTAGGCGTGCGGGTCGCCGAGGGCGCCTCCCTCGGTGCGCGGTCCGTCTGCGTCGCCCCGCTGCGGATCGGGCGCTGGGCGATGGTGGCCGCCGGCGCCGTGGTCACCAAGGACGTGCCCGACTTCGCTCTGGTCGTGGGTGTTCCCGCCCGGCGTGTCGGCTGGGTCGGCCGGTCCGGGGTCAAGCTCGCGGAGCGGACGGACGAGCCGGGCGTCTGGGAGTGCCCGCAGACCGGTGCCCTGCACGACGAGAGCGACGGTGTCCTGACCGAGCGCGCCGGCTGA
- a CDS encoding nucleotide sugar dehydrogenase gives MNICVVALGKIGLPLAVQFAAKGHKVIGADVDEKVVELVNAATEPFPGEHDLDVRLKETVGAGLLSATTDTTAAVAASDAVVVVVPLFVDAEGSPDFGWMDSATKAVAAGLRPGTLVSYETTLPVGTTRTRWAPMLAEGSGLTPGRDFHLVFSPERVLTGRVFADLRRYPKLVGGVDEESARRGVEFYETVLDFDAREDLPRPNGVWDLGTAEASELAKLAETTYRDVNIGLANQFARFADRHGIDVKKVIEACNSQPYSHIHQPGIAVGGHCIPVYPRMYLWNDPEATVVRSAREANAAMPAYAVDLLAAAYGDLDGAGVLVLGAAYRGGVKETAFSGVFGVVEALKARGAVPFVSDPMYTADELTAHGLVPHEGQTVTAAVLQADHAEYRELAAADLPDVRVLVDGRRTTDPARWVGVRRVVIGG, from the coding sequence ATGAACATCTGTGTAGTCGCGCTCGGCAAGATCGGCCTTCCGCTCGCCGTGCAGTTCGCCGCCAAGGGCCACAAGGTCATCGGCGCGGACGTCGACGAGAAGGTCGTGGAGCTGGTCAACGCGGCCACCGAGCCGTTCCCCGGTGAGCACGACCTGGACGTCAGGCTCAAGGAGACCGTGGGCGCCGGCCTGCTCTCCGCGACGACGGACACCACGGCCGCGGTCGCCGCGTCCGACGCCGTCGTGGTCGTCGTACCGCTCTTCGTCGACGCCGAGGGGAGCCCCGACTTCGGCTGGATGGACTCGGCGACGAAGGCCGTCGCCGCGGGTCTCAGGCCCGGCACGCTGGTCTCGTACGAGACGACCCTGCCGGTCGGCACCACCCGTACCCGCTGGGCGCCGATGCTCGCGGAGGGCTCGGGCCTGACGCCGGGCCGCGACTTCCACCTGGTCTTCTCTCCGGAGCGCGTCCTGACCGGCCGCGTCTTCGCCGACCTGCGCCGCTACCCCAAGCTCGTGGGCGGTGTCGACGAGGAGTCGGCGCGGCGCGGTGTGGAGTTCTACGAGACCGTGCTCGACTTCGACGCGCGCGAGGACCTGCCGCGTCCGAACGGAGTCTGGGACCTCGGCACCGCGGAGGCCTCGGAGCTGGCCAAGCTCGCCGAGACCACCTACCGCGACGTCAACATCGGCCTGGCCAACCAGTTCGCCCGGTTCGCCGACCGGCACGGCATCGACGTCAAGAAGGTCATCGAGGCCTGCAACAGCCAGCCCTACAGCCACATCCACCAGCCCGGCATCGCCGTCGGCGGCCACTGCATCCCGGTCTACCCGCGGATGTACCTGTGGAACGACCCGGAGGCGACCGTGGTGCGTTCGGCCCGTGAGGCCAACGCCGCCATGCCCGCGTACGCCGTGGACCTGCTGGCCGCCGCCTACGGTGACCTCGACGGCGCCGGCGTCCTGGTGCTCGGCGCCGCCTACCGCGGTGGTGTCAAGGAGACCGCCTTCTCCGGTGTCTTCGGCGTGGTCGAGGCGCTGAAGGCCCGCGGCGCGGTGCCGTTCGTCTCGGACCCGATGTACACGGCCGACGAGCTGACCGCGCACGGCCTGGTGCCCCACGAGGGCCAGACGGTCACCGCCGCCGTCCTCCAGGCCGACCACGCCGAGTACCGCGAACTGGCCGCCGCCGACCTGCCGGACGTCCGCGTCCTGGTCGACGGACGCCGTACCACGGACCCGGCCCGGTGGGTGGGCGTGCGCCGCGTGGTCATCGGCGGCTGA
- a CDS encoding glycosyltransferase family 2 protein, giving the protein MSEKPDVTVVVAVYNTMPYLTECLDSLVGQSIGLDRLEVVAVDDGSTDGSGEELDRFAERYPGTVKVIHQANSGGPAAPSNRALDVATGRFVYFVGSDDRLGEEALERMVAYADEHESDVVVGKMVGTNGRYVHQKLYVKNDPDLGLFRSSLPFTLANTKLFRRELVENHRLRFPEDLPVGSDQPFTIEACVRARKISVLSDYTFYYAVKRGDASNITYRADHLSRLRCTAAIMKHAASLVEAGPDRDALFKRHFTWELAKLVQDDFPALDAGTRREVCAGIAALADEYLTDELRNSLDVKRRVRLSLAQAGAVDELVTAITDEATHGAPPFRLEDGRAFARYPGFRDDATGLPDRNHELIGEAVPGRLAQGTELVAAEWDQADDDLYLVLTVRVGVLGDTDSLTVRLAARAMPKSADGPGARRLPPEYELPPLAGDFTRSETEDGRATELRGRIPVQPVRTKAGVRVYVDVAGSAYEIPVRADGTAMPLARRWGRTVPYRASVNVNSKGRLVLTTAPLWETRTSVFKRLRSKISRSKRK; this is encoded by the coding sequence ATGAGCGAGAAGCCTGACGTCACCGTCGTCGTAGCCGTCTACAACACGATGCCCTACCTGACGGAATGCCTGGACTCACTCGTCGGCCAGAGCATCGGCCTCGACCGCCTCGAGGTCGTCGCGGTGGACGACGGGTCGACGGACGGGAGCGGCGAGGAACTCGACCGGTTCGCCGAGCGGTACCCCGGCACGGTCAAGGTCATCCACCAGGCCAACTCCGGTGGTCCTGCGGCTCCCAGCAACAGGGCGCTGGACGTGGCCACCGGCCGGTTCGTGTACTTCGTCGGTTCCGACGACCGTCTGGGCGAGGAAGCTCTGGAACGGATGGTGGCCTACGCGGACGAGCACGAGTCCGACGTGGTAGTCGGCAAGATGGTCGGAACCAACGGCCGGTACGTGCACCAGAAGCTGTACGTCAAGAACGATCCGGACCTCGGCCTCTTCCGCTCGAGCCTGCCGTTCACACTGGCGAACACCAAGCTCTTCCGCCGTGAACTGGTCGAGAACCACAGGTTGCGCTTCCCGGAGGACCTGCCGGTCGGCAGCGACCAGCCGTTCACCATCGAGGCGTGCGTCCGGGCCCGGAAGATCTCGGTGCTCTCGGACTACACCTTCTACTACGCGGTGAAGCGCGGCGACGCGAGCAACATCACCTACCGGGCCGACCACCTGTCCCGGCTGCGCTGCACTGCCGCGATCATGAAGCACGCGGCCTCTCTCGTGGAGGCGGGGCCCGACAGGGACGCGCTCTTCAAGCGCCACTTCACCTGGGAGCTCGCCAAGCTGGTCCAGGACGACTTTCCCGCCCTGGACGCCGGGACCCGGCGAGAGGTCTGCGCCGGTATCGCGGCGCTCGCCGACGAGTACCTCACCGACGAGCTCAGGAACTCCCTGGACGTCAAGCGCCGGGTGCGGCTCTCTCTCGCGCAGGCGGGCGCGGTCGACGAACTGGTCACGGCGATCACCGATGAGGCCACGCACGGGGCTCCGCCCTTCCGACTGGAGGACGGGCGGGCCTTCGCCCGGTATCCGGGGTTCCGGGACGACGCGACCGGCCTTCCCGACCGGAACCACGAACTGATCGGGGAAGCCGTACCCGGCCGACTCGCCCAGGGGACGGAACTGGTCGCCGCCGAATGGGACCAGGCCGACGACGACCTGTACCTGGTCCTCACGGTACGGGTCGGCGTCCTCGGGGACACGGATTCCCTGACCGTGCGGCTGGCCGCGAGAGCCATGCCGAAGAGCGCGGACGGCCCCGGGGCGCGCAGACTGCCTCCCGAGTATGAACTCCCGCCGCTCGCTGGGGACTTCACCCGCTCCGAGACCGAGGACGGCCGTGCCACGGAACTGCGCGGCCGGATTCCGGTCCAGCCCGTGAGGACGAAGGCCGGTGTCCGCGTCTACGTGGACGTGGCCGGCTCGGCGTACGAGATCCCCGTCCGGGCCGACGGGACCGCCATGCCGCTGGCCCGCCGCTGGGGCCGGACGGTTCCCTACCGTGCCTCGGTCAACGTGAACTCCAAGGGGCGCCTCGTCCTCACGACGGCACCCCTGTGGGAGACCAGGACCAGCGTGTTCAAGCGCCTGCGCTCCAAGATCTCCAGGTCGAAGAGGAAGTAA
- a CDS encoding glycosyltransferase family 4 protein: MAVDSSVVGARRGSRGKIVMLVDNGVNGDSRVQKEARSAAAAGWDVVLLGKSPSKREQCWKVGDAEVRLLHVPTPLHRRRHEYRRAVLRAPLAYRPGPLAAYRRQRMKAWRTELNIQLIQAGHGKSAVRKIGLLPPRALSKVMSKWVGVRAGRTTALEQRRKDMTSPLDRFSTAFWLRTMGDRAWRRLDPALWDMELAYGKVIDSLEPDLIHANDFRMLGVGARAKLRASARGRRVKLVWDAHEYLPGIKPWDPHPRWHVAQCAYEREFSPYADAVITVSETLADMLAERHGLKDRPAVVLNAPGAETSPEQGAEPVPDLRELCGIGPDVPLVVYSGSAAPQRGLDVMVESLPQLPDTHTAFVVLRATSDHVRQLTARAMELGVSQRLHILPYVPHHQVVPYLAAADIGVIPIHHWPNHEIALITKFFEYSHAHLPVVVSDVRTMGEMVERTGQGEVFTAQDVADYVRAVRAVLADPKKYRDAYASEGLLEEWTWEAQAEVLDGVYTRLLDGDDRSGAGEPVAEVPA; encoded by the coding sequence ATGGCGGTTGACAGTTCGGTGGTGGGAGCACGGCGTGGCTCCCGCGGCAAGATCGTCATGCTCGTGGACAACGGTGTGAACGGTGACTCGCGTGTCCAGAAGGAGGCCCGATCCGCGGCTGCCGCGGGCTGGGACGTCGTGCTGCTGGGCAAGTCACCGAGCAAGAGGGAACAGTGCTGGAAGGTCGGCGATGCGGAGGTCAGGCTGCTGCACGTGCCGACGCCCTTGCACCGCAGGCGGCACGAGTACCGCCGTGCCGTCCTGCGGGCGCCCCTCGCGTACAGACCGGGACCGCTGGCCGCCTATCGCCGACAGCGGATGAAGGCGTGGCGGACCGAGCTGAACATTCAGCTCATCCAGGCCGGGCACGGGAAGTCGGCCGTCCGCAAGATCGGGCTGCTGCCGCCACGCGCGCTGTCCAAGGTCATGAGCAAGTGGGTGGGGGTGCGCGCCGGCCGGACGACCGCCCTGGAACAGCGCCGCAAGGACATGACCTCACCCCTCGACCGGTTCTCCACCGCGTTCTGGCTGCGCACCATGGGGGATCGCGCCTGGCGCCGGCTCGATCCGGCGCTGTGGGACATGGAACTGGCCTACGGCAAGGTCATCGACTCCCTCGAGCCCGACCTGATCCATGCCAACGACTTCAGGATGCTCGGCGTCGGCGCGCGGGCCAAACTGCGGGCGAGCGCCAGGGGCCGCCGGGTGAAGCTCGTCTGGGACGCCCACGAGTACCTGCCGGGCATCAAGCCCTGGGACCCGCACCCCCGGTGGCACGTCGCGCAGTGTGCCTACGAGCGGGAGTTCTCCCCGTACGCCGACGCGGTGATCACCGTCTCCGAGACGCTCGCCGACATGCTGGCCGAGCGCCACGGGCTGAAGGACAGGCCGGCGGTCGTGCTGAACGCGCCCGGCGCGGAGACTTCGCCCGAGCAGGGTGCCGAGCCCGTACCGGACCTGCGGGAACTGTGCGGGATCGGTCCGGACGTACCGCTCGTCGTGTACAGCGGATCTGCCGCCCCGCAGCGTGGACTCGACGTCATGGTCGAGTCGCTGCCGCAACTGCCCGACACTCATACCGCGTTCGTGGTGCTGCGGGCCACGTCGGACCACGTGAGACAGCTGACGGCCCGGGCCATGGAACTCGGTGTGTCGCAGAGGCTGCACATCCTGCCGTACGTGCCGCACCACCAGGTCGTGCCGTACCTCGCCGCGGCCGATATCGGTGTGATCCCGATCCACCACTGGCCGAATCATGAGATCGCCCTGATCACCAAGTTCTTCGAGTACTCGCACGCCCACCTCCCGGTGGTCGTGAGCGACGTCAGGACGATGGGCGAGATGGTCGAGCGGACCGGGCAGGGCGAGGTGTTCACGGCACAGGACGTGGCGGACTACGTCCGTGCGGTCAGGGCCGTGCTCGCCGATCCGAAGAAGTACCGCGACGCCTACGCTTCCGAGGGGCTGCTCGAGGAGTGGACCTGGGAGGCGCAGGCGGAGGTGCTCGACGGCGTCTACACCCGCCTACTGGACGGAGACGACCGGAGTGGAGCCGGCGAGCCGGTTGCCGAGGTGCCGGCATGA